Genomic segment of Rhodothermales bacterium:
CAAGCTGCCTCGTCACCGTCCAGATCAGGTTGCCGGCAATCTCAAGGTTTTGCGAGCTGGCAACGCGGTAATCCCGGAACAGGTAATCGTATTTCCACGTCGCCCCCACCTCGATCGGGAAATAACGCACCTTGCCGGCATCGCGGCTCGTCGCGCAGGCGACTTCGACCTGGAACGTGGCCTCGACGGGTTCCGCCGTCGGGCTGTCCGCCGTCAGCCGGATCGTCGAGGCGCCATCCGTCACCGGGGAGATCGTGAGCTTGTCGTAGGCCCGCTCGATCTGGACCGCATCGCCCTCGACGCGCGCATCGTAGACGATCTCCTTGCCGGCGGTCGAGGTAAAAAACGAGGCCAGATCGACGACGAGCGGTGCATCGTCCGTGAACAGGGTGGTATCGGCGATGGCGCGCGCATCGATCCGGTCCGCCGGCGCGCCCGGTCCCGCGCTGTCGCAGCCTGCAACCAGAACAATGAGGAGTGCGGCGAAGGTCGATCGCATGACATCCTTCGTTTTTGGACGATTACCCAACGGCCATCATACTGACCGGTTAGACGTCTTCACGCCGGCGCCGGCGCTCCGTTCCCGGCTATTCATAACGCAAACTTTCGACCGGATCCGACTGGGCCGCGCGAAGTGTCTGGTAGCCAATGGTCAGGATGGCCACGGCGACCGTGATCGCGGCGGACGTGAGCAGCGTCCACACCGAAAAATCGGCGTGGTACGCAAACCCGTCGAGCCATCGCTGCATGAGCATCATGGCGATCGGTGCGGCGATCAGGCACGCCACGAGGGCCACACGCAGGTTCTCGCGGGCGAGCAGAAGCACGATGGCGCCGGCCGAAGCCCCGAGTGCCTTGCGGATGCCGACCTCCTTCGTGCGCCGCTCGACCGTATGGACGGCCATCGCGAACAGACCCAGGCCGGTGATAAAAAACGCCAGGACCGAAAAACCCGCCACCAGCTGTCCGAGCCGGCGTTCGGGAAGATATACGGCCCGCATCTGGTCGTCGAGCAACGCGTAGTCGAGCGGCTGGCCCGGTTCGTAACGCTGCCACTCCTGCTCCAGTAACGCGACGACGGCCGGCAGGTCGGCGCCGGCGCGCATCCGGACCGACACCTTCCGGTAGTTGCGCGGATCCATGTAGTACACCATCGGTGCGATGGCCTGGTGCAGCGACTCGAAATGGACGTCTGGCACCACCCCGAGCACCGATCCTCCCCATCCCCCCACCTTCATCGGCGCCCCGACGGCATCCTGCGGCGACGCCCATCCGAGCCGACGAACGGCGGATTCGTTGAGGATGAACCCGGTGGCCGACTCGCTCGCCAGCTCGTCGGAAAAGTTGCGGCCGGCCACGAGATCGATCCCATACGCCGGGAAAAAGCGGGCGTCGACGAACACGGGATAGACCGTCGTCATCGCGGGGGCCACTGTCGCTTCCACCGTGAACGAGAGGCGCTCCGACGGCACGGGGTTGGACTGCGCCACGGCCACGATATCCGGATGCGCCTCGAGGCGGTTCCGAATCGGCTCGAACTGTTCCATTTCGTCCCAGAGGACGGGCAGGATGAGCACGTTTTCGCGCCGATAACCGGGGTCGACTTCGCTGATGAACGTCAACTGCCGGTACACGGTCTGCGTGCTCATCAGGAGCACGATGGCGATCACGAATTGCACCGTCACCAGCGCGGCGCGCAGTCCGGACGCACCTCCCCGATCCAGCCGGCCTTTCAGGGCGGCGATGGGTTTGAAGCCGGACAGGTAGAAGGCGGGATAGCTGCCGGCGGCGATCCCAACCGCGAGCGCAAGCCCCAGATAGAGTGCGATGTAGCCGACCGAATCGTTACCGAAAACGGCGAGTTCTTTTCCGGTAAACGCATTAAAGAACGGCATCGCCAGACCGACCATCCCGATCGAAACGGCCAGGCTGATCAGGGCCAGCAGCACGGACTCGCTCAGGAACTGATACATCAACGCCGGCCTGCCGGCGCCGGACGCCTTGCGAACGCCCACCTCGCGCGCCCGCCGGCTCGCACGCGCCGTCGACAGGTTGGTAAAATTGATCGAGGCGATGACGAGGATGAAGAGTCCGACGGCGCCAAACAGATAGACCCCCCGGATGTCGCCGTTCGCACCGAGTTCGCCCACCAGATGCGAGCGCAGGTGGATGTCGCGCAGCGGTTGCAGGTGAAGGCGCGAGGACGCGGCATCCTGCCCCAGGTGGCGCTCCAGAAACGCCGGCAGCTTGTCCGCCAGCGCCGCCGCCGACGCGCCGTCCGCCAGCCGGATATAGGTGGCGTAATTCGGACTCCCCCAGCCGAGCTGGCCGAACCACCGCTCCATCGTCGTCATCGAACCCAGCACATCGATCGGCAGGTGGGTATTGCGGGGAAGGTCCTCAAAGACTCCGGTCACCGTCCACGCATCCCGGTCATTCACGATCACCGTCTGCCCGAGCGCCCCGGCGTCGCCGAAAAGCGCGCGGGCTTTCGATGCGCTCAGAACAAGCGAAAAGGGCTCGACGAGGGCCGTCTTCGGGTCGCCGGCGACGAACGGCACGCTCAGGATGTCGAAGAGATCGGGATCGGCCCAGTAGCAGTCGCCGCTCGAAACATACTGGTCGCCACGGCGCAGCGAGGGCCCCACCGGCGTCAGGCGCGCGGCGTACAGCACTTCAGGAAAGGCCTCCTTGAGCAGTGGGGCGACGGGCGGATCGACCAACACGCCATGCACGCCGGCCTCACCGGTCTCGCTGCGGACCTCCTGCGTGACGCGATAGACCTGGTCCGCGCCCTCGTGATAGGCGTCGTACCCGAATTCGTCGCGGATGAAGAGCAGGATCAGCAGGCCGGCGGCCATGCCGATCGAAAGGCCCGCGACATGGATCAACGTATAGCCGCGGTACCGCCAGAGGCTCCGAAGCGCAAGGGTCAGAAAGTTGGTCAACATGGACGGACAGAGACGTAAGGTTCACGAATACCTGGTACAGTATGCGCCAGGCATCGCACAAGAGCAACCGGGCGCGTCAAACAGGGCATCCGCCGGATGCCCTGTTTGCGCCCGACGGTCATTTCGGCTGCTTCGCCGTCCGGAGGTAGGGTTTGTGGACCTTGAACCCGTCGAATTTCTGCTCGGCCTCCTCGTTGGGCACCGCCGTCGACACGATGATGTCGTCGCCCGGATTCCAGTTCGCCGGCGTGGACACCGGGTATTTGGCCGTCAGCTGAAGCGAATCCAGTGTCCGCAGGATTTCGTGGAAATTGCGGCCCGTGGTCATCGGGTAGGTCATCATCATCTTGACCTTTTTATCGGGTCCGATGATAAATACGGTGCGAACGGTCTGGTTGGTAACCGGCGTACGACCCTCGGAAGTGCCCGGCTCGTCGGCCGGCAGCATATCGAACAGCTTGGCCACCGCCAGATCGCGATCCCCGATCATCGGGTAGTTGACCGCGTGCCCCTGCGTTTCCTCGATATCGGCCGCCCACGCCTTGTGGTTCTCGACGGGGTCTACGCTGAGACCGATGATCTTGCAGTTCCGCTTTTTGAATTCCGGCTCGAGGCCGGCCATGGAGCCCAGTTCGGTGGTGCAGACCGGGGTGAAGTCTTTCGGGTGGGAAAACAGGATGCCCCAGCTGTCCCCGAGCCATTCGTGAAAGCGAATGGTGCCGTGGGTCGTTTCAGCGGTGAAATCCGGGACGATGCTGTTGATTCGAAGCGACATGGTCGTGCTCTGCTGGTGGAGGGGGTATCGTTGAGCACTGAACCCTACCCGCACGTGCCGGTTGCATGCCGGACGCACCGCCGGCCTACCCTTTTACCGTTCCG
This window contains:
- a CDS encoding ABC transporter permease, whose product is MLTNFLTLALRSLWRYRGYTLIHVAGLSIGMAAGLLILLFIRDEFGYDAYHEGADQVYRVTQEVRSETGEAGVHGVLVDPPVAPLLKEAFPEVLYAARLTPVGPSLRRGDQYVSSGDCYWADPDLFDILSVPFVAGDPKTALVEPFSLVLSASKARALFGDAGALGQTVIVNDRDAWTVTGVFEDLPRNTHLPIDVLGSMTTMERWFGQLGWGSPNYATYIRLADGASAAALADKLPAFLERHLGQDAASSRLHLQPLRDIHLRSHLVGELGANGDIRGVYLFGAVGLFILVIASINFTNLSTARASRRAREVGVRKASGAGRPALMYQFLSESVLLALISLAVSIGMVGLAMPFFNAFTGKELAVFGNDSVGYIALYLGLALAVGIAAGSYPAFYLSGFKPIAALKGRLDRGGASGLRAALVTVQFVIAIVLLMSTQTVYRQLTFISEVDPGYRRENVLILPVLWDEMEQFEPIRNRLEAHPDIVAVAQSNPVPSERLSFTVEATVAPAMTTVYPVFVDARFFPAYGIDLVAGRNFSDELASESATGFILNESAVRRLGWASPQDAVGAPMKVGGWGGSVLGVVPDVHFESLHQAIAPMVYYMDPRNYRKVSVRMRAGADLPAVVALLEQEWQRYEPGQPLDYALLDDQMRAVYLPERRLGQLVAGFSVLAFFITGLGLFAMAVHTVERRTKEVGIRKALGASAGAIVLLLARENLRVALVACLIAAPIAMMLMQRWLDGFAYHADFSVWTLLTSAAITVAVAILTIGYQTLRAAQSDPVESLRYE
- a CDS encoding peroxiredoxin — translated: MSLRINSIVPDFTAETTHGTIRFHEWLGDSWGILFSHPKDFTPVCTTELGSMAGLEPEFKKRNCKIIGLSVDPVENHKAWAADIEETQGHAVNYPMIGDRDLAVAKLFDMLPADEPGTSEGRTPVTNQTVRTVFIIGPDKKVKMMMTYPMTTGRNFHEILRTLDSLQLTAKYPVSTPANWNPGDDIIVSTAVPNEEAEQKFDGFKVHKPYLRTAKQPK